The DNA region GATGAGCTTTGGTTTACTCGCATTGATTGCCAACTCCCTGTGCCTGGTACTGATCAACAAGCAAAAAGACAGTGGTGTACACATGAAAGCAAGTTGGATTTTTTCGGCCAACGATGTGATCGCTAATTTAGGGCTTATCATGGCAGGTTTACTGGTTGCACTAACCGATTCACGTTATCCGGATTTGGTGATTGGTTTCGTGATCGGCTTAATCGTTTTGAATGGCGCACGCCGTATTTTGCAATTGAAATCGTGAATGCAAAAAAGGTAACTTAATCCGTTATGCATAATCACAATCATGAATCATCTGACTCACGCATTGGTTGGGCGTTCTTTCTCAATCTTGGATTCACCATTGTGGAATTTATTGGTGGCTGGCTCACCAACAGCACAGCAATCATGGCGGATGCCGTGCATGATCTTGGCGATAGCTTATCAATCGGGCTCGCCTGGATTTTAAGCAAAATAGCGCATAAACAAGCTAACGACACCTATAGTTATGGCTATCAAAGATTTTCCTTGTTAGGCGCACTGGTTAATGGCGCGGTTCTCATCGGCGGGTCTATATGGGTATTAAGCGAAGCAATTCCCCGCTTATCCGATCCAGAAATGCCCCATGCACAGGGCATGATTGTTCTGGCCATATTTGGAATAGCCGTCAATGGATTCGCCGCTTATAAGCTTAGCCATGGAAAATCATTAAATGAGCGCGTTTTGAATTGGCACTTATTAGAAGACGTTTTAGGCTGGGTGGCAGTTTTACTCGTTGCTGTTGTGCTTAGCTTTGTCGATCTCCCTGTGCTCGATCCACTTTTATCCATCGGATTTACCTTGTTCATATTATTCAATGTCACCAAGACACTCATCGACACCATTAAGATTTTTCTTCAGGCAACGCCAGACACAAAAGTTCGGCAGGATATCATTAGCGACTTGAAATCTCTTGAGAAAATTAGGAGTGTACATCACGTCCATATCTGGTCGCTTGATGGTGCTAATGATGTATTAACCGCACACCTTGAACTCGAAAAGGCGATAAGCGATTTAGGCCAACAGGAGCTAAAACGAGAAATTTCAAGGACTCTACAACGCTACGACTTATCGCATACAACGATAGAATTAGAATTCCCCGATGAAGACTGCCGAGATAGCGAAGCAACTTCAACCAAAACAACATTGCCAACAAGTCCTTGAAGTCAACCATAAATGAAAACAGTCGAATTTTTAAACAATTCTACTAAGAATCTTGATCAGATAGACATATTTAGTATCAAACGCATTAACCGTATAGATTATACAAACCGAATGGTATAGAATTAATAGTATGTTGCGGCCATTCATCTCATACCTGTTTATCTTTTCGCTACTCTTTATGGGTATCGAAAGCGCTGTCGATATTACCGGTGGTGAACACCCCCACGGTGACGAATATGCGCATGTCCTGGACAGCGATGACTCGCATTCATCTGATTCAACTACTGACAACGACCACTGCTCACATTGCTGCCACGGTCATACCGGCAGCATTGCCGGTCATGCTCCAGTACTGAACTGTGACATGGCTAATCAACAGTTTTCTTTCTACCAGCCACACTTCCTCAACTTTACCCAAGCACCACCCACTCCGCCGCCCAACGTATAAATCATTTCTGATCTTTATCAGCAT from Cycloclasticus pugetii PS-1 includes:
- a CDS encoding cation diffusion facilitator family transporter, with amino-acid sequence MHNHNHESSDSRIGWAFFLNLGFTIVEFIGGWLTNSTAIMADAVHDLGDSLSIGLAWILSKIAHKQANDTYSYGYQRFSLLGALVNGAVLIGGSIWVLSEAIPRLSDPEMPHAQGMIVLAIFGIAVNGFAAYKLSHGKSLNERVLNWHLLEDVLGWVAVLLVAVVLSFVDLPVLDPLLSIGFTLFILFNVTKTLIDTIKIFLQATPDTKVRQDIISDLKSLEKIRSVHHVHIWSLDGANDVLTAHLELEKAISDLGQQELKREISRTLQRYDLSHTTIELEFPDEDCRDSEATSTKTTLPTSP